From one Mytilus edulis chromosome 1, xbMytEdul2.2, whole genome shotgun sequence genomic stretch:
- the LOC139495827 gene encoding uncharacterized protein, with protein sequence MQRMMIFTQILICAIVNKVLSFECDISQEVCETSLNIEHQLTMMHPTEKAVYPQNGKLYRYDVTNTKDAAEITIDDVITADGWETARLVVVANGTMPGPPIIVYEGQTVIVHVTNHLKSEDVTIHWHGLPQEGSPYMDGVPFLSQCPISTGQTFIYKFIASHKGTYWYHSHVGSQRSKGLFGAFIIRERKPVEIEEHILTIQEWNHDWDSDMEDARMVFGGYDNREKFQVSRSLDGQYFSLLKAHSGLINGKGRFWDSHNNTHNEAPLEIFTVKQGNKYRFRIIGVGALYPWTISIDGHKITVVASDGFDVEPQIADSVIINAGERYDVIIDADQPVGNYWIRAKTLESNRNTSVEAILHYQGALDSEPLSTPRTCSDTDKCLVVNCFFTYYPQNEFTICLPVDKLKHKSDNDQAPKVIQGKFTEYFLNFAFPGKSFTPGSVNGRRFISPTKIALANPKDMDYPCDNTECDEQKICTCTYSLNLKHGDTVQMVFLNMGSGKGWAHPIHMHGHTFYVLKMGYAQYDNRTGEMIGENKDIDCRGGVAKNESFCNDATWSNSSWVNGNIPDLELKKPVRKDTIIVPSGGYVVTRIVADNPGVWFMHCHIELHANDGMAIIINESHANHPSPPQNFPRCHSFQEYDSTITQRPEDDDLFEINDLYTERNFWIMFGVLCAVIVLQFIIILCKFCCERSKDKPEKSYDFNGHFNSGFNSKT encoded by the exons ATGCAGAGAATGATGATTTTTACTCAAATTTTAATCTGTGCAATCGTCAACAAGGTGTTAAGTTTTGAATGTGATATATCGCAAGAGGTATGTGAAACATCACTAAACATAGAACACCAGCTGACCATGATGCATCCGACAGAAAAAGCTGTGTATCCACAAAATGGTAAACTTTATAGATATGACGTTACTAACACGAAAGACGCAGCAGAGATAACAATAGATGACGTGATTACAGCAGACGGATGGGAAACTGCTCGTTTGGTTGTTGTAGCAAATGGAACAATGCCAGGTCCTCCAATAATTGTCTATGAAGGTCAAACGGTTATTGTTCATGTAACAAACCATTTGAAATCTGAAGATGTTACAATTCACTGGCATGGACTTCCACAGGAAGGAAGTCCCTATATGGATGGTGTGCCTTTTCTTTCTCAGTGTCCAATATCAACAGgtcaaacatttatttataaatttatagcaTCGCATAAAGGAACATACTGGTATCATTCTCATGTCGGATCTCAAAGGTCAAAAGGACTATTTGGTGCGTTTATAATTAGGGAAAGAAAACCAGTTGAAATTGAGGAACACATCTTAACAATTCAGGAGTGGAATCATGATTGGGACTCTGACATGGAAGACGCTAGAATGGTGTTTGGTGGATATGACAACCGTGAGAAATTTCAGGTTTCAAGATCTTTAGATGGACAATATTTCAGTTTACTAAAAGCTCATTCTGGATTGATTAATGGAAAAGGACGATTCTGGGATTCTCATAACAATACTCACAATGAAGCTCCTCTTGAAATATTTACCGTCAAACAAGGAAACAAATACAGATTTCGAATCATTGGAGTTGGCGCTCTATATCCGTGGACTATATCAATCGATGGTCATAAAATAACTGTTGTTGCATCTGATGGTTTTGATGTAGAACCACAGATTGCAGATTCTGTAATTATTAATGCTGGTGAGAGGTATGACGTCATCATTGACGCTGATCAACCTGTTGGAAATTATTGGATAAGAGCAAAAACTCTAGAATCAAACCGTAATACATCGGTTGAAGCTATACTCCATTACCAAGGGGCTTTAGATAGCGAACCGTTATCAACTCCACGTACCTGTTCAGATACCGATAAATGTTTGGTAGTAAATTGCTTTTTCACATATTATCCACAAAATGAATTTACAATATGTTTACCTGttgacaaattaaaacataaatcaGACAACGATCAAGCACCTAAAGTCATTCAAGGAAAATTTACAGAATATTTCCTAAATTTTGCCTTTCCTGGAAAATCGTTTACCCCAGGCTCTGTGAATGGCAGAAGATTCATTTCGCCAACGAAAATAGCACTGGCTAATCCAAAGGATATGGACTATCCATGTGATAACACTGAGTGTGACGAGCAAAAAATTTGCACTTGCACATATTCATTAAATCTTAAACATGGAGATACCGTTCAAATGGTATTTCTCAATATGGGCAGCGGGAAAGGCTGGGCACATCCAATTCATATGCATGGACACACTTTTTATGTACTGAAAATGGGATATGCACAGTACGACAACAGAACTGGAGAAATGATAGGAGAAAATAAAGATATAGATTGCAGAGGTGGAGTAGCTAAGAACGAAAGTTTTTGTAACGATGCCACATGGAGTAATTCATCATGGGTTAATGGCAATATTCCGGATTTAGAATTGAAGAAGCCGGTACGCAAGGATACTATTATAGTTCCGAGTGGAGGATATGTTGTAACACGTATAGTTGCCGATAATCCAGGAGTTTGGTTTATGCATTGTCATATTGAACTTCATGCAAATGATGGAATGGCAATTATTATTAATGAATCTCATGCTAATCACCCATCTCCGCCACAAAATTTCCCACGCTGTCACAGTTTTCAAGAATATGATTCAACGATTACACAAAGACCAGAGGATGACGATTTATTCGAAATAAATG atctcTATACAGAAAGAAATTTTTGGATAATGTTTGGTGTTCTATGTGCAGTGATAGTATTGCAGTTTATCATTATCTTGTGTAAATTTTGTTGTGAACGATCAAAGGACAAACCTGAAAAATCATATGACTTTAATGGCCATTTTAATTCTGGTTTTAATTCGAAAACATAA